A region of the Romboutsia hominis genome:
AAAGAAAATGGGCAACTTATGATAGCTCATTCTAATAGTAGAGAGTTTTTAAATAATATGCATAAAGAAAAAGATGAAACTGTTAAAAATGATAGGCTTATATGTGTTAAAAAACAAAAGTCATTATTTGAAGATGTAGGGTTAAATGTAAGTGAAGCTTTTGAAAATGATGAAATTTATTATTTAATAATAGATAAAAATTAATAATTTAACTTTTAGGGGGATATTTTTATGAAAACAAAAAAAATAATTTTATCGGGAATATTTATTGCATTTGGAATTATATTACCTATGTTTTTCCATACATTTAATATGGCAGGATCAATATTTTTACCAATGCATATACCAGTTTTAATAGGTGGATTTTTATTAGGACCACTTTATGGAGGATTAGTAGGATTATTGACACCTATATTAAGTGGGTTTATGACAGGTATGCCACCATTAGTTCCAGTTATGCCTATAATGGCTTTTGAATTATGTGCATACGGAGTTATAAGTGGATTTTTATTTGAAAAAACTAATAAAATATATATAAGTCTTATAGGTGCTAT
Encoded here:
- a CDS encoding ECF transporter S component yields the protein MKTKKIILSGIFIAFGIILPMFFHTFNMAGSIFLPMHIPVLIGGFLLGPLYGGLVGLLTPILSGFMTGMPPLVPVMPIMAFELCAYGVISGFLFEKTNKIYISLIGAMIGGRLFAVLGAFIVSLTIAPKVSPFMFVFGDLAKAIPGMLIQLIFIPILIKFTTKNPEIKRSLAS